One genomic segment of Rivularia sp. PCC 7116 includes these proteins:
- a CDS encoding OB-fold nucleic acid binding domain-containing protein: protein MVKIISRKVLKTENVYDIGLEGDHNFIIKDGLIASNCFNKSHSTAYGYVTYQTAYLKANYPLEYMAALLTANSGDKDKVQKYIATCLNMGIQIESPDINSSEVDFTPANDKILFGLSAIRNVGENARNCVLEAREEGAFTSLADFCDRVDLGTVNRRALQSLIYCGAFDKINDNRNQLIEDLEFVYDWAQSRARDRASGQGNLFDLLGGAWSGGANTSNMPGNVILSPPKAKEVPDFPPQEKLRMEKELLGFYVSDHPLKSIGKSMQILSPINMTQLKNQREEAKVCVVVMLNNVKKVITKKGDPMAILQIEDLTTAGEAVVFPKTYDRINEILLVDAKLIIWGKVDKKDDQSQLIVDDAEPVENIELIVIEMTPQQATTIEEHHRLRTVLKDLKEKSGEKEKGKIPVIGIIQAENSRQLVRFGRQYWVQDSRSAIMALHNGRFNARIQPLSATT, encoded by the coding sequence ATGGTCAAAATCATATCTCGAAAAGTGCTAAAAACTGAGAATGTATATGATATTGGGCTTGAGGGCGACCATAATTTTATAATTAAGGATGGTTTGATTGCTTCTAACTGTTTCAATAAGTCTCACTCAACAGCTTATGGTTATGTGACATATCAAACCGCTTATTTGAAAGCTAATTATCCTTTAGAGTACATGGCAGCGCTGTTGACAGCTAACAGTGGTGATAAGGATAAGGTGCAAAAATATATTGCAACCTGTTTGAATATGGGTATTCAGATAGAATCACCCGATATTAACTCTTCGGAAGTTGATTTTACTCCTGCAAACGACAAAATCTTGTTTGGATTGTCAGCAATACGTAATGTGGGAGAAAATGCGAGAAACTGTGTTTTAGAAGCTAGAGAAGAAGGGGCTTTTACATCCCTTGCTGATTTTTGCGATCGCGTTGATTTGGGTACGGTAAATCGTCGAGCTTTACAGTCTTTGATATATTGCGGAGCTTTTGACAAAATTAATGATAACCGCAATCAGCTAATTGAAGATTTAGAGTTTGTATACGATTGGGCACAGTCTCGCGCTAGAGACAGAGCAAGCGGACAAGGTAATTTATTTGATTTATTAGGTGGTGCTTGGAGTGGAGGGGCAAATACAAGTAATATGCCTGGAAATGTCATATTAAGTCCTCCAAAAGCAAAGGAAGTTCCTGATTTTCCTCCTCAAGAAAAGCTGCGAATGGAGAAAGAACTTTTAGGTTTTTATGTGTCGGATCATCCCCTCAAATCGATAGGTAAATCGATGCAAATTCTCTCTCCTATAAATATGACGCAGTTGAAAAATCAACGAGAGGAAGCAAAAGTTTGTGTGGTTGTCATGCTTAATAACGTCAAAAAGGTGATAACTAAAAAGGGCGATCCAATGGCAATATTACAGATAGAAGATTTGACTACAGCAGGGGAAGCTGTAGTGTTTCCCAAGACTTACGACCGAATTAATGAAATTTTACTAGTAGATGCGAAGCTAATTATCTGGGGAAAAGTTGATAAGAAAGATGACCAGTCTCAATTAATTGTTGACGATGCTGAACCAGTTGAAAACATTGAATTAATAGTTATAGAAATGACTCCTCAACAAGCAACTACTATTGAGGAACATCATCGTTTAAGAACAGTTTTAAAAGATTTAAAAGAAAAATCAGGTGAAAAAGAAAAAGGCAAAATACCTGTTATTGGAATTATTCAGGCTGAAAATTCTCGCCAACTAGTTCGTTTTGGCAGACAATACTGGGTACAAGATTCTAGAAGCGCAATTATGGCTTTGCATAATGGTAGATTTAATGCCCGAATTCAACCTTTGAGTGCGACAACTTAA
- the gatA gene encoding Asp-tRNA(Asn)/Glu-tRNA(Gln) amidotransferase subunit GatA, with amino-acid sequence MASISELHKQLIKKERSATEIAQEALNRIEKLEPQVHSFLHVTQEKALEQARKVDAKIAAGEEIGLLAGIPIGIKDNMCTKGIRTTCASKFLENFIPPYESTVTQKLIDAGAVMVGKTNLDEFAMGSSCESSAYEITANPWDLSRVPGGSSGGSAAAVAAQECTVSLGSDTGGSIRLPASFCGVVGMKPTYGLVSRYGLVAFASSLDQIGPFSRSVEDAAILLNEIAGYDPKDSTSLKVSIPNYTESLKPDLKPRGKLRIGIIKETFGEGLDSQVEEAVTKAINVLQELGAEIHVISCPRFRYGLPSYYIIAPSEASANLARYDGVKYGYRAEDADNLLSMYTRTRSTGFGAEVKRRIMIGTYTLSAGYYDAYYLKAQKVRTLIKQDFDNAFKQVDVLACPTAPIAAFKAGEKTSDPLNMYLTDLMTIPVNLAGLPGISVPCGFNDEGIPIGLQLIGQVLREDQLFQVAYAYEQATKWHLKTPALIS; translated from the coding sequence ATGGCATCCATAAGCGAATTGCACAAACAGTTAATTAAAAAAGAACGCTCTGCAACGGAAATTGCCCAAGAAGCTTTGAATCGCATTGAAAAATTGGAACCGCAAGTTCACAGTTTCTTGCATGTAACCCAAGAAAAAGCCTTGGAACAAGCGCGAAAAGTGGATGCCAAAATTGCCGCAGGGGAAGAAATTGGTTTACTTGCGGGAATTCCCATCGGTATTAAAGACAATATGTGTACCAAGGGAATCCGTACTACTTGTGCCTCGAAATTTCTGGAAAATTTTATACCACCTTACGAATCAACAGTAACCCAAAAACTCATCGATGCTGGCGCTGTGATGGTGGGTAAAACTAACTTAGATGAATTCGCTATGGGCAGTTCCTGCGAAAGTTCTGCCTATGAAATTACCGCTAACCCCTGGGATTTATCCAGGGTGCCTGGGGGTTCCTCTGGCGGCTCTGCGGCGGCTGTAGCGGCTCAAGAATGCACTGTTTCTCTAGGTTCGGATACTGGAGGTTCGATTCGTCTACCCGCATCTTTTTGTGGTGTAGTGGGAATGAAGCCAACTTACGGGTTAGTTTCCCGTTATGGTTTAGTGGCGTTTGCTTCGTCTTTAGATCAAATCGGGCCATTTTCCCGTTCGGTAGAAGATGCAGCTATACTCTTAAATGAAATTGCAGGATACGATCCCAAGGATTCAACTAGTTTAAAAGTTTCCATACCTAACTACACCGAAAGTTTAAAACCAGACTTGAAACCTAGAGGTAAGCTGCGAATCGGTATTATCAAGGAAACATTTGGGGAAGGTTTAGACTCGCAAGTAGAAGAAGCAGTTACTAAAGCTATAAATGTTTTACAAGAATTGGGTGCTGAAATTCACGTTATTTCTTGTCCTCGTTTCCGCTATGGTTTGCCCAGTTACTATATAATCGCTCCATCAGAAGCATCCGCAAACCTGGCTCGTTACGATGGAGTTAAATATGGCTATCGCGCTGAAGATGCAGATAATCTTTTATCCATGTATACTCGCACCCGCTCTACAGGTTTCGGTGCAGAAGTGAAACGTCGTATTATGATTGGTACTTATACTTTAAGTGCGGGTTACTATGATGCTTATTATCTCAAAGCGCAAAAAGTTCGTACATTAATTAAGCAAGACTTTGACAATGCTTTTAAGCAGGTAGATGTATTAGCTTGCCCTACCGCACCAATAGCTGCATTTAAAGCAGGGGAAAAAACTTCCGATCCCCTTAATATGTACTTAACGGACTTAATGACAATTCCCGTTAACCTAGCAGGTTTACCGGGAATCAGCGTTCCCTGCGGTTTCAACGACGAAGGAATACCAATCGGACTGCAATTAATTGGTCAAGTACTCCGAGAAGATCAGCTATTTCAAGTAGCCTACGCATACGAACAAGCTACGAAATGGCATTTGAAAACACCAGCTTTAATCAGTTAA
- a CDS encoding RodZ domain-containing protein, with protein MNLLNEQQGEKLKDITDKLRQVREEKGIHIEQIAAKILVRPTFLNALEHGRFEELPEPVYIQGFIRRYGDALGIDGVALAQEFGAIACPPPIPQDNNNLNNKANIYVPLAVPYVLLIIGASLGLFYVLSPKTQEQTVSQSQFSSNVSEQKAQPQPKASSSPAASKPKSTPKPTPKPVEGVKVSLDVKDESWVRVRSDGKQVFQGTLKKGDKKSFDAKEKLEIRSGNPGAVIVSVNENKPVPLGPPDMPKTVTYTPEGE; from the coding sequence GTGAACCTGTTAAATGAACAACAAGGGGAGAAACTTAAGGATATAACCGATAAATTACGGCAAGTACGAGAAGAAAAAGGGATACATATAGAGCAAATAGCAGCTAAGATACTTGTCCGACCGACCTTTTTAAATGCTTTAGAACACGGAAGATTTGAGGAGCTACCCGAACCAGTTTATATTCAAGGATTCATCCGTCGTTATGGAGATGCTTTAGGAATTGATGGTGTAGCTTTAGCTCAAGAATTTGGGGCTATTGCTTGTCCTCCGCCAATACCCCAGGACAACAATAATTTAAACAATAAAGCAAATATATACGTACCTTTAGCAGTACCCTATGTTTTGTTAATAATTGGTGCTTCTTTAGGGTTATTTTATGTACTAAGTCCTAAGACACAAGAGCAAACTGTTAGTCAAAGTCAGTTTTCATCGAATGTTTCGGAGCAAAAAGCTCAGCCGCAACCCAAAGCCTCATCTTCACCAGCAGCATCAAAACCAAAGTCAACACCAAAGCCAACGCCAAAACCAGTTGAAGGTGTAAAAGTTAGTTTGGACGTAAAAGATGAATCTTGGGTAAGGGTAAGAAGCGACGGCAAGCAGGTATTTCAGGGAACATTAAAGAAAGGAGATAAGAAGAGTTTTGATGCTAAAGAAAAGTTAGAAATACGTTCTGGTAATCCCGGTGCGGTAATTGTTTCTGTAAATGAAAATAAACCCGTTCCGTTAGGTCCTCCTGATATGCCAAAAACTGTTACCTATACACCCGAAGGCGAGTAG
- a CDS encoding helix-turn-helix domain-containing protein — MTSMYSLSVPGQPAIEISQDELRSLLGEIEAELHNSKVYRRAIATVQKLLGSSSEQAKLLFKAVGREAIGVAFRQLSLHNQAVTDTTPEIEQKVQENIEAQSVESTGDLSNCLTTVQAAASNQVPEEKISKESAMALSPTPQANRQESPKNSNPLKWLKSGKPSKAELAKQARIEQRLEKFNEIGQQLKQARESRGLCMSDLQMYTHIPVHQMEAVERGDMESLPAEVYVRGFIRVMGNALGFNGTSLAASLPSSDTQESLVPALFQSDNKTPKLGLDISPMHLYVGYTALVAGAVGGLSLVSQQTNAETPANTDKVTPASQVSQSFKHQESGTKPGIKSSDAGIAVGSDIAPPEAL, encoded by the coding sequence ATGACATCCATGTATTCTTTATCAGTTCCTGGGCAACCTGCTATTGAAATTTCCCAAGATGAATTGCGATCGCTATTGGGTGAAATCGAGGCAGAGCTACACAATAGCAAAGTTTATCGTCGCGCGATAGCAACCGTACAAAAGTTGCTGGGTTCTTCATCCGAACAAGCAAAGCTGTTATTTAAAGCAGTAGGAAGAGAGGCGATTGGTGTAGCCTTTCGTCAGCTTTCTTTGCATAACCAGGCAGTTACAGATACAACCCCAGAAATTGAGCAGAAGGTGCAAGAGAATATAGAAGCACAATCTGTTGAATCAACTGGCGACTTATCTAACTGTTTAACAACTGTGCAAGCTGCGGCTAGCAACCAAGTTCCAGAAGAAAAAATCTCGAAAGAAAGTGCGATGGCACTTTCACCAACTCCTCAAGCGAATCGTCAAGAAAGTCCTAAAAACAGCAATCCTCTAAAATGGCTGAAATCTGGAAAACCTTCTAAAGCAGAACTTGCCAAACAAGCAAGAATTGAACAGCGTTTAGAAAAGTTTAATGAAATCGGGCAACAGTTAAAGCAAGCTAGAGAATCCCGAGGGCTTTGTATGAGCGACTTGCAGATGTACACTCATATCCCCGTACATCAGATGGAAGCAGTAGAAAGAGGGGACATGGAATCCTTGCCCGCAGAAGTTTACGTTCGCGGTTTTATTCGCGTTATGGGTAATGCTTTAGGATTTAACGGTACTTCTTTAGCTGCATCTTTACCATCATCGGATACTCAAGAATCATTGGTTCCGGCATTGTTTCAATCCGATAATAAAACTCCGAAATTAGGACTAGATATCAGCCCAATGCATTTGTATGTAGGTTATACAGCACTTGTAGCAGGTGCAGTTGGAGGATTATCTCTAGTATCTCAACAAACAAATGCCGAGACACCAGCAAATACAGATAAAGTAACTCCTGCTTCACAAGTTTCCCAATCGTTCAAGCACCAAGAAAGCGGTACAAAACCTGGTATCAAGTCTAGCGATGCAGGGATTGCTGTCGGTTCTGATATTGCTCCACCAGAAGCACTTTGA
- the proB gene encoding glutamate 5-kinase — protein MNQIIVVKIGTSSLTRPETGQLALSTIASLAETLCSLRRNNHKVILVSSGAVGVGCARLRLSERPKAISIKQAVAAVGQGRLMRVYDDLFTSLQQPIAQVLLTRTDLVQRSRYLNVYNTFQELLKLDVIPVVNENDTVAVEELKFGDNDTLSALVASLVHADWLFLLTDVDRLYSADPRSVPDAKPISLVSSIEELTKLQVETGSSGSQWGTGGMATKISAARIATAAGVRTVITEGKQPDNIQKIIQGKAIGTQFEPQPEPTSARKRWIAYGLVPEGKLYLDAGAVVAISVRGKSLLPAGITSIEGKFQQDEAVQLCDRDGKEIARGLVNYSSSELEKIRGRRSSQIAEVLGYQGVETVVHRDNLVLI, from the coding sequence ATGAATCAAATAATTGTTGTTAAAATTGGTACTTCTAGCTTAACCCGTCCCGAAACCGGACAATTAGCACTTTCTACAATTGCGAGTTTGGCTGAAACTCTTTGCAGTTTAAGAAGAAATAATCATAAAGTTATTTTGGTTTCCTCTGGTGCTGTGGGTGTAGGCTGTGCCCGACTGCGTTTAAGCGAACGTCCCAAAGCAATTAGTATAAAGCAGGCAGTAGCGGCGGTGGGACAAGGGCGTTTAATGCGGGTTTATGACGATTTATTTACTAGTTTGCAGCAACCCATAGCTCAAGTTTTGCTTACCCGTACCGATTTAGTACAGCGCAGCCGTTATCTTAACGTTTACAATACTTTTCAGGAATTATTGAAGTTAGACGTTATTCCAGTAGTCAATGAAAACGATACTGTAGCAGTAGAAGAACTAAAATTCGGCGATAACGATACTCTTTCAGCTTTAGTCGCCAGTTTAGTACATGCAGATTGGTTATTTTTACTTACCGATGTCGATAGACTTTATTCAGCAGATCCTCGTTCGGTACCCGATGCTAAACCCATAAGTTTGGTAAGCAGCATTGAAGAATTGACTAAATTGCAAGTAGAAACAGGCTCTTCAGGTTCGCAATGGGGTACTGGCGGTATGGCAACAAAAATTTCTGCTGCCAGAATTGCCACTGCTGCTGGGGTTAGAACAGTAATCACTGAAGGCAAGCAACCGGATAATATTCAAAAAATAATACAGGGGAAAGCAATTGGTACGCAGTTTGAACCACAACCGGAACCAACTTCAGCCCGCAAACGCTGGATAGCATATGGGTTAGTTCCCGAGGGTAAATTATATTTGGATGCTGGTGCGGTAGTAGCAATTTCTGTTAGAGGAAAATCTTTGTTACCTGCGGGAATTACATCGATAGAAGGAAAATTTCAGCAAGACGAAGCCGTACAGTTATGCGATCGCGACGGTAAAGAAATTGCCCGAGGGTTGGTTAATTACAGTAGCAGCGAGTTGGAAAAAATACGCGGCAGACGTTCGAGTCAAATAGCAGAAGTTTTGGGTTATCAAGGTGTGGAAACTGTCGTACATCGAGATAATTTGGTTTTGATTTAA
- a CDS encoding pentapeptide repeat-containing protein, with translation MLQDFSGQNLSGRSFRGQNLTGANFSNADIRGANFSNAILQNANFSGVIGGLPRNWLITLILISHSLTILFTLSSISIISVIRFSISNAFFESNLILITICMALFFASIVIAAKHNLLKTIALLAVIIIASCGIIFAISNSILTEFKTELVFLVTVIGSCLTISSISIINIAFSVTAIKTLSQRYYPIVIFSALIAGFFGTIFRIIFRGGNTATLTDLIISPVWNWAWIDMIWGSIWSWSVTIIGVYIGLLSFRGHKELTLIRKAAVALSTIGSTNFYQANLQNANFEKAILKNTDFRDADFKGTWWSQAKYLHIARVGNSYLKYPVVRQLVTSGCGENRNFDRLNLQGINLKNANLNNSSFIGTDLSEANLQATELSNALLIQTQLDKADFTNATLTGAVIQDWNITVNTKFDKVRCEYVFMRLPTEDNPNPLRKPDNKIEIFAAGEFGDFIKPIVDTLDLYHNQNVDPRAIAISFKQLAENHPHAHLQIVGMEVKGQDKFLLRAKADNHIDKSSLSADYFKIYNQIKALAKQELKTLIAEKDSRIRSLETMVTTALQRPSFYVENQINITSQQDISSVAAEIQIILEKLEKQKHPITDIEKLATIALAIEEIRKNPTLEARLINALKAGGIQAFKEAVKHPLANILVATIQGWFS, from the coding sequence ATGCTCCAAGACTTTTCCGGTCAAAATCTTAGTGGTCGTTCTTTCCGGGGTCAAAACTTAACAGGTGCGAATTTTAGCAATGCTGATATTCGAGGAGCAAATTTTAGTAATGCTATTTTGCAAAATGCAAATTTTAGTGGCGTTATTGGAGGACTACCAAGAAATTGGTTAATTACATTAATTTTAATATCACACAGCTTGACAATTTTGTTTACGCTTTCTTCTATTAGTATTATCAGCGTTATCAGATTTTCGATTAGTAACGCTTTTTTTGAAAGCAATCTTATATTGATAACTATATGCATGGCTTTATTTTTTGCATCAATAGTCATTGCAGCTAAACATAATTTATTAAAAACGATAGCCCTGCTCGCAGTAATTATTATAGCCAGTTGTGGCATAATATTTGCAATAAGCAATAGTATTTTAACTGAATTTAAAACAGAATTAGTTTTTCTTGTCACAGTAATAGGTTCTTGTTTAACTATAAGTTCAATATCAATTATTAATATTGCGTTTTCTGTAACTGCAATTAAAACTCTCAGCCAAAGGTACTACCCTATTGTTATTTTTTCTGCTTTGATTGCAGGTTTTTTTGGAACAATATTTAGAATTATCTTTAGAGGTGGAAATACAGCAACATTAACAGATTTAATCATAAGTCCAGTTTGGAATTGGGCTTGGATAGATATGATTTGGGGTTCTATATGGTCTTGGAGTGTTACTATAATCGGAGTTTATATTGGTTTACTATCTTTTAGAGGACATAAGGAATTAACTTTAATTAGAAAAGCTGCGGTTGCTTTATCAACTATAGGTTCTACAAATTTTTATCAAGCTAATTTGCAAAATGCAAATTTTGAAAAAGCTATCCTCAAAAATACAGATTTTCGTGATGCTGATTTCAAGGGAACTTGGTGGTCTCAAGCAAAATACTTACATATAGCTCGTGTTGGCAATAGTTATTTAAAGTATCCTGTAGTTAGACAATTAGTAACTTCCGGATGCGGAGAAAATCGAAATTTTGACCGATTAAATTTACAAGGTATTAATCTTAAAAACGCTAATTTAAATAATTCTAGCTTTATTGGTACAGACTTAAGTGAAGCTAATTTACAAGCTACGGAATTATCCAATGCATTATTAATTCAAACACAGTTAGACAAAGCTGATTTTACAAACGCAACTCTCACTGGTGCCGTTATTCAAGATTGGAATATTACGGTGAACACTAAATTTGATAAAGTCAGATGCGAATATGTTTTTATGCGACTTCCTACCGAAGATAACCCAAACCCATTACGCAAACCAGATAATAAAATAGAAATATTTGCAGCAGGAGAATTTGGAGATTTTATTAAACCAATTGTTGATACTCTTGACCTTTACCACAACCAAAATGTAGACCCCCGTGCCATAGCAATTTCATTTAAACAGTTAGCCGAAAATCATCCACACGCGCATTTACAAATTGTAGGTATGGAAGTAAAAGGTCAAGATAAATTCTTACTTCGTGCCAAAGCTGACAATCATATTGATAAATCATCTCTTAGTGCCGATTATTTTAAAATTTATAATCAGATAAAAGCATTAGCAAAGCAGGAATTAAAAACATTGATAGCTGAAAAAGATAGTAGAATTCGTAGTTTAGAAACGATGGTAACAACTGCACTACAACGTCCTAGCTTTTATGTAGAAAATCAAATTAATATTACGTCGCAACAAGATATCTCCTCTGTTGCAGCAGAAATTCAAATAATTTTAGAAAAGTTAGAAAAACAGAAACATCCTATTACCGATATTGAGAAACTAGCTACCATAGCTTTAGCCATCGAAGAAATTAGAAAAAACCCTACATTAGAAGCACGATTAATTAACGCACTCAAAGCAGGCGGAATTCAAGCATTTAAGGAAGCAGTCAAGCATCCACTAGCGAACATTTTAGTTGCGACTATACAGGGATGGTTTTCATAA
- a CDS encoding YqeG family HAD IIIA-type phosphatase, whose amino-acid sequence MNWNRLLQPDLILEGSILNLTPEIIQQYQLKGLVLDVDETLVPVTVAFASNELQEWINQIRPLVKIWLVSNNISENRIGSIARSLDLPYYLGAAKPSRRKIRQALEQMELPAHQVAMVGDRLFTDVIVGNRLGMFSVLVEPIIHPDTVMRFHPIRNIEVVISEILGASITPKKRRVTNVNKM is encoded by the coding sequence ATGAATTGGAATAGATTGTTGCAGCCCGATTTAATTTTAGAAGGTTCTATATTAAACCTAACGCCAGAAATAATTCAGCAGTACCAACTCAAAGGATTAGTTTTGGATGTAGATGAAACTCTTGTTCCCGTTACTGTCGCTTTCGCTTCTAATGAGTTACAAGAGTGGATCAATCAAATTCGTCCTTTGGTAAAAATTTGGTTAGTAAGTAATAATATCAGCGAAAACCGAATCGGCTCCATTGCTCGCTCACTCGATCTACCTTACTACCTCGGAGCTGCTAAACCCTCCCGCCGCAAAATTAGGCAAGCACTCGAACAAATGGAATTACCCGCACATCAAGTTGCAATGGTGGGCGATCGCCTTTTTACTGATGTAATTGTGGGCAACCGTCTGGGGATGTTTTCTGTGTTGGTTGAACCAATCATTCACCCGGATACCGTTATGCGTTTTCATCCCATACGCAATATTGAGGTTGTGATTTCAGAAATTCTGGGAGCCTCGATTACTCCGAAGAAGCGTAGGGTAACAAATGTTAACAAAATGTGA
- a CDS encoding pentapeptide repeat-containing protein, with product MDGLSFSWGRRILTVCVRVLLALSIAFGVILLVYRFENWSSVNCDNPESVCSQVFSVVQVKYVQGFSILSAAFLYVLESPERIRTRIYEAWQVIDNAAAAKVSTSYARIRALEFLKDYGISLERLNLEKTDLQQINLSQVNLKSANLSCADLREAKFKGTNLSYANLINADISNAVFRGAKFNSANLEGANLDSADLKNANFNSANLRRTNLRGANLENASFKDADLKGSLYNDNTKFPESFNPDDYQMYRISANAKLRDANLRDTNLSNAHLSGADLTNADLRKADLRTVDLKDAKLAGANLRGADLRDAKLAGAQLKGCLYNEKTKFSQNFTPGNHQMYLISPNANLQDADLAFAHLSGAHLTIANLRDTNLARANLRGSNLSDADLRGANLTSANLRGTNLIRADLRGAYLKGCIYDEKTKFPQNYSITGFKTYLIAANADLKDANLRYANLRDADLSNADLSGAKINSSDLRNANLSNADLKGANIKNANLNATNLTNAQNLTEEQIKSAANWDKAIYSEDWLVVLGLPVEE from the coding sequence ATGGATGGATTATCTTTTTCGTGGGGAAGAAGAATTTTAACAGTTTGCGTGCGCGTATTACTTGCTCTTAGTATTGCTTTTGGGGTAATTTTATTAGTCTACCGATTTGAAAACTGGTCATCTGTTAATTGTGATAATCCAGAATCGGTTTGCTCTCAAGTATTTTCGGTAGTTCAGGTCAAATACGTCCAAGGCTTTAGTATATTATCCGCAGCGTTTTTGTATGTTTTAGAAAGTCCGGAGCGGATAAGAACCAGAATATACGAAGCATGGCAGGTTATTGATAATGCCGCAGCCGCAAAGGTATCAACTAGCTATGCAAGAATTAGGGCTTTAGAATTTTTAAAAGATTATGGTATTTCTTTAGAAAGATTAAATCTTGAAAAAACAGATTTACAGCAAATAAATCTGAGTCAAGTTAACTTAAAAAGTGCCAACCTTAGTTGTGCAGACCTTAGAGAAGCTAAATTTAAAGGAACTAACTTAAGTTACGCCAACCTTATCAATGCTGATATAAGTAATGCGGTTTTCAGAGGAGCTAAATTCAATAGCGCCAATCTTGAAGGTGCTAATTTGGATAGTGCCGACTTGAAAAATGCTAATTTTAATAGTGCCAACCTCAGAAGAACCAATCTTCGAGGTGCTAATTTAGAAAATGCGAGTTTCAAAGATGCCGATCTCAAAGGCAGTTTATATAACGACAATACTAAGTTTCCTGAAAGTTTTAATCCCGATGATTATCAAATGTATCGGATTTCTGCTAACGCTAAACTTAGGGATGCCAATCTCAGGGATACTAACCTTAGTAACGCACATCTGAGCGGTGCCGATTTAACGAATGCGGATTTGAGAAAAGCAGACCTTAGAACTGTGGATCTCAAAGATGCTAAATTAGCTGGTGCTAATCTTAGAGGGGCAGACCTCAGAGATGCAAAACTAGCTGGTGCCCAACTCAAAGGTTGTTTATACAACGAAAAAACAAAGTTTTCACAGAATTTTACGCCGGGGAATCATCAGATGTACTTGATTTCTCCAAATGCTAACCTCCAAGATGCTGACTTAGCTTTTGCTCATCTAAGCGGTGCCCACTTAACAATTGCCAATCTTAGAGATACTAACCTAGCTCGTGCAAACCTCCGAGGTTCTAACCTCAGCGACGCTGACCTCAGAGGTGCCAATCTTACTAGTGCTAATCTTAGAGGAACAAACTTAATTCGTGCAGACCTTAGAGGTGCATATCTTAAAGGTTGTATATACGATGAAAAAACTAAATTTCCTCAAAATTATTCTATTACTGGCTTCAAAACTTATTTAATTGCTGCTAACGCTGACCTTAAGGATGCCAATCTTAGGTATGCAAATCTCAGAGATGCAGACCTTAGTAATGCCGATCTTAGCGGTGCAAAAATTAATAGTTCCGACCTTAGAAACGCAAACCTTAGCAATGCCGATCTTAAAGGTGCAAATATTAAGAACGCTAATCTAAACGCTACTAATTTGACTAATGCTCAAAATCTGACCGAAGAACAGATAAAATCAGCCGCTAATTGGGATAAAGCAATATACAGCGAAGATTGGTTGGTAGTTTTGGGTTTACCAGTGGAAGAATAA